One window of the Candidatus Zymogenus saltonus genome contains the following:
- a CDS encoding D-tyrosyl-tRNA(Tyr) deacylase, translating to MLAVIQRTSEAKVTVKGKTVGEIGRGLLVLLGVERGDTAGDADYLLDKIINLRIFEDGDLKMNLSLIDVKGELLVVSQFTLLGDVRKGRRPSFVNAEEPGRAKDLYEYFIGEAKGRGVESSGGVFQAMMDVSLINDGPVTLIVDSRKRF from the coding sequence ATGCTGGCGGTCATTCAGCGGACATCGGAGGCAAAGGTTACTGTTAAGGGCAAGACGGTCGGGGAGATCGGCAGGGGTCTCCTGGTCCTCCTCGGCGTGGAGAGGGGAGATACGGCGGGTGACGCCGATTATCTCCTGGACAAGATCATAAATTTAAGGATATTCGAGGACGGGGACTTAAAGATGAACCTGTCGCTCATAGACGTCAAAGGGGAGCTTCTGGTGGTGTCTCAGTTTACGCTCCTGGGCGATGTGAGGAAGGGAAGGAGGCCGTCGTTTGTCAACGCGGAAGAGCCCGGGAGGGCAAAGGATCTCTACGAGTACTTCATCGGAGAGGCGAAGGGAAGGGGGGTCGAGTCGTCGGGGGGGGTGTTTCAAGCGATGATGGACGTATCGCTGATAAACGACGGGCCGGTGACGCTGATCGTGGACAGCAGGAAGAGGTTTTAG
- a CDS encoding diguanylate cyclase, producing MNETSFLLFNIASSICLVFALLFIILYFLSEREKDFALFSIFTLVVAAQQFILNRSVVFQYVIALFFLSVSFYSLFLILKGMKRRRQVYYLYFTGSLFLFILGGLDLIKGGDYVYGGMKSLTPVGSIVWAVIGASVVLNYIHKRRIPARDKMVYIVDAKRDVEDKGTLDITDPLTGLYTMEFFEECIEEEVKDSLKMNRSLSLIVADVDKFDNVVEAYGKSISDRILAEISVIIKSSIKGRDLPARYGKSLFAVILPNTKLIGAWEVGERMAKNVGEVQFVIGGKPDVFVTMSLGVTELRGSDMVEDFVKRAVDALESARAGGGNVVNAVK from the coding sequence ATGAATGAAACATCATTTTTGTTGTTTAATATCGCATCGTCGATATGCCTTGTCTTTGCGCTCCTCTTCATAATATTGTACTTTCTTTCCGAAAGGGAGAAAGATTTTGCCCTGTTTTCGATCTTCACCTTGGTTGTCGCCGCTCAGCAATTTATCCTCAACCGCTCGGTTGTCTTTCAATATGTAATCGCGCTCTTTTTCTTGTCCGTCTCTTTCTATTCGCTCTTTCTTATATTGAAAGGGATGAAGAGGAGGAGACAAGTCTATTATCTCTATTTCACTGGGAGTCTGTTCCTGTTTATTCTGGGGGGCCTTGACCTGATAAAGGGAGGGGATTACGTCTATGGAGGCATGAAAAGCCTCACCCCCGTCGGATCGATCGTATGGGCGGTAATCGGGGCGTCCGTTGTGCTCAATTACATCCACAAGAGGCGTATACCGGCAAGGGATAAGATGGTCTATATCGTTGACGCGAAAAGGGATGTCGAGGATAAGGGGACGCTCGATATAACCGATCCCCTGACCGGCCTCTACACGATGGAGTTCTTTGAGGAGTGCATAGAGGAGGAGGTAAAGGACTCTCTGAAGATGAACAGGTCCCTTTCCCTCATAGTTGCGGACGTCGATAAATTTGACAATGTCGTCGAGGCCTATGGAAAGTCGATCTCCGATCGAATCCTCGCGGAGATATCGGTTATTATAAAGAGCAGCATAAAGGGGCGCGATCTCCCCGCCCGTTACGGAAAAAGCCTGTTTGCCGTTATCCTTCCGAACACGAAGCTCATCGGGGCCTGGGAGGTGGGGGAGAGGATGGCAAAGAATGTGGGCGAGGTGCAGTTTGTCATCGGGGGAAAGCCGGACGTGTTTGTAACCATGTCGTTGGGCGTTACGGAGCTTCGGGGTTCGGATATGGTCGAGGACTTCGTGAAGAGGGCCGTCGACGCCCTCGAATCGGCGAGGGCCGGCGGCGGCAATGTCGTCAACGCCGTGAAATAG
- a CDS encoding DUF1285 domain-containing protein has protein sequence MTEGKMDSDIEKSYVEQNYVISINKEGEWFYNGAEIIHPKVLRIFNDALARDENGVYYLTVEGDYATVVVEDAPFVVKRISPVFDGDDVTGFVGKLSDDTYEPIDLRTVEIDERNVPYCAVKRGEEKRGRLTARFSTIAYYTLASYIDYDEAGDSYFIILKSKRFDIPYFGGD, from the coding sequence ATGACCGAAGGGAAGATGGACTCAGATATCGAAAAGAGCTACGTCGAACAGAACTACGTTATTTCCATAAACAAGGAGGGGGAGTGGTTTTATAACGGCGCCGAGATAATTCACCCGAAGGTGCTCAGGATATTTAACGATGCCCTGGCGAGGGATGAAAACGGGGTCTACTATCTGACGGTCGAGGGGGATTACGCGACGGTTGTGGTCGAGGACGCCCCGTTCGTTGTAAAGAGGATCTCCCCGGTCTTTGACGGGGATGATGTTACAGGCTTTGTGGGGAAATTGTCCGATGATACGTACGAGCCGATAGACCTCAGGACGGTAGAGATAGATGAGAGAAACGTCCCGTATTGTGCGGTCAAGAGGGGCGAGGAAAAGAGGGGGAGGCTTACGGCCCGTTTTTCCACTATTGCCTATTATACGCTCGCAAGCTACATAGACTACGATGAGGCGGGGGACTCGTACTTTATCATCCTGAAATCGAAGCGATTCGATATACCTTATTTCGGCGGGGATTGA
- a CDS encoding long-chain fatty acid--CoA ligase, translated as MKKPWLNSYDEEIPKSLGELKSSVVDNLRRSTEENPNHAAVIFKGKKITYRDVDEYSNSFANALISMGVMRGDRIAIMLPNLPQTIISYYGILKAGGVVVNINSDSSKREIEHIVTNSRAGMIISLKINIDRLQSIKERTGIKLILTDLRQFFPFKRKIYKEFLARISGYYRDVKFTGDILSFWSLIRRSPSTPPNVKIDLENNAVIQYTGGTTGISKGAVLTHGNISSNVEQVYLWFKNIIGKKDRVIAAAPYSHLYGMTMALDFPVRVGATILVLNRFTAKKIVNLAKDFSPTFFPAIPSMYRSIIHYLSFYSYDFSSIKLSMSASAPLSREVQEKFTSMTGIKVIEGFGLAEASGLTHINPLGGTERMGTIGLPLPDTDARIVDINTGKELDAGNPGELIIKGPQLMNAYWDMPHETLDSFKNGMFYTGDIAVMDDEGFFTLVDRKKDIIFSGENRIYPREIEEVLLRHHLIVDAAAVGIPDKLKGEAVKVYLVLEEGKIITGEDIIKYCKNNLASYKVPAEVEFLKELMKTADGKIMKKEMTE; from the coding sequence ATGAAAAAACCTTGGCTTAATTCCTACGACGAAGAAATTCCAAAGTCACTGGGAGAGCTGAAAAGCAGCGTAGTTGACAATCTGAGAAGATCCACCGAGGAAAATCCCAATCATGCCGCCGTTATCTTCAAGGGCAAGAAGATCACCTATCGTGACGTGGACGAGTATTCCAACTCCTTCGCCAACGCCCTTATCTCGATGGGGGTCATGCGGGGAGACAGGATAGCGATCATGCTTCCCAACCTTCCACAGACGATCATATCATACTACGGCATATTAAAGGCGGGCGGTGTTGTCGTAAACATCAACTCCGATTCATCCAAGCGTGAGATAGAGCATATAGTCACAAACTCCAGGGCAGGGATGATAATCAGCCTGAAGATCAACATCGATCGTCTGCAAAGCATCAAGGAGAGAACGGGAATCAAGCTCATCCTGACAGACTTGCGCCAGTTTTTCCCCTTCAAACGTAAAATATACAAGGAATTTCTCGCCCGCATATCGGGTTACTACCGTGATGTCAAGTTCACAGGGGATATCCTCTCCTTCTGGAGCCTCATCAGAAGGAGTCCGTCCACACCCCCAAACGTCAAGATAGATCTCGAAAACAACGCCGTCATTCAATACACCGGCGGCACAACGGGGATCTCCAAGGGGGCCGTATTGACCCACGGCAACATCTCTTCGAACGTGGAACAGGTATACCTGTGGTTTAAAAACATCATCGGGAAAAAAGACAGGGTAATCGCCGCCGCACCGTACAGTCACCTTTACGGGATGACCATGGCCCTCGACTTCCCGGTGAGGGTCGGCGCCACCATACTCGTTCTCAACCGCTTTACGGCAAAGAAGATCGTCAATCTCGCCAAGGATTTCAGTCCCACATTCTTTCCGGCCATCCCGTCGATGTACAGATCGATAATACACTACCTGTCGTTTTACAGCTACGATTTTTCATCCATCAAGCTGTCCATGTCCGCCTCGGCCCCGCTGAGCCGTGAGGTTCAAGAAAAATTTACATCAATGACGGGGATAAAGGTAATCGAGGGCTTTGGTCTCGCCGAGGCCTCTGGGCTCACCCATATCAATCCATTGGGGGGTACCGAAAGGATGGGTACAATAGGGCTTCCGCTTCCGGATACGGACGCGAGGATAGTAGACATCAATACGGGAAAGGAGCTGGACGCCGGAAATCCGGGGGAGCTGATAATAAAGGGACCGCAGTTGATGAATGCATATTGGGATATGCCCCATGAGACGCTGGATTCCTTTAAAAACGGCATGTTCTACACAGGCGATATCGCCGTCATGGATGATGAGGGCTTCTTTACCCTCGTCGACAGGAAAAAGGACATCATCTTCAGCGGAGAAAACAGGATATACCCGAGGGAGATCGAGGAGGTCCTCCTGCGCCACCACCTGATTGTCGACGCGGCGGCGGTCGGCATCCCGGACAAGCTAAAAGGGGAGGCGGTCAAGGTTTACCTGGTTCTCGAGGAGGGAAAGATCATTACCGGAGAAGATATAATCAAGTACTGTAAAAACAACCTCGCAAGTTACAAGGTGCCCGCCGAGGTGGAGTTTCTTAAGGAACTCATGAAGACGGCCGACGGCAAGATCATGAAAAAG